The Euphorbia lathyris chromosome 2, ddEupLath1.1, whole genome shotgun sequence genome includes a window with the following:
- the LOC136220249 gene encoding SPX domain-containing protein 3: MKFGKRLKQQIQETLPDWRDKYLSYKELKKLVRLVSSAPRLISGAGFGKAEAEFVYLLNNEIDKFNVFFMEQEEDFIIRNKELQQRIQGAIDRWGPNGNEPIETKYKEEMGKIRKDIVNFHGEMVLLENYSNINYTGLAKILKKYDKRTGGLLRLPFIQKVLQQPFFTTDLISKLVKECENTIDAVFVVDQDQEKTQEIEGIIVAEEGIFRNTVAALMNMQEIRSTSSTYSHFSLPPLNLPESHLFQSFQLTSPIPII; this comes from the exons ATGAAGTTCGGTAAGAGATTGAAGCAACAAATACAAGAAACTTTGCCTGATTGGAGAGACAAGTACTTGTCTtacaaggaattgaagaagCTTGTCCGGCTGGTTTCGTCCGCGCCGCGGTTGATCTCCGGTGCCGGATTTGGAAAAGCAGAAGCTGAGTTTGTGTATTTGTTGAATAATGAGATCGATAAGTTTAATGTTTTTTTCATGGAGCAAGAAGAGGATTTCATTATCCGTAACAAG GAATTACAGCAGAGGATCCAAGGTGCGATAGACAGATGGGGGCCCAATGGAAATGAGCCCATAGAAACCAAATATAAAGAAGAAATGGGAAAGATAAGAAAAGATATTGTCAATTTCCATGGAGAAATGGTGCTCTTGGAGAACTATAGCAACATTAATTATACAG gATTGGCTAAGATACTAAAGAAGTATGATAAGAGAACCGGAGGATTATTGAGGCTACCATTTATCCAAAAAGTGTTACAACAACCATTTTTCACAACTGATTTGATATCAAAACTTGTCAAGGAATGTGAAAACACCATTGATGCAGTCTTTGTTgtagatcaagatcaagaaaaAACACAAGAAATAGAAGGAATAATTGTAGCAGAAGAAGGCATTTTTAGGAACACAGTTGCAGCTTTAATGAACATGCAAGAAATTAGAAGCACTAGCTCTACTTATAGCCATTTTTCTCTTCCTCCTCTGAATTTACCTGAATCTCATCTCTTTCAATCATTCCAACTCACTTCTCCAATCCCCATTATTTAA